Proteins encoded by one window of Rutidosis leptorrhynchoides isolate AG116_Rl617_1_P2 chromosome 7, CSIRO_AGI_Rlap_v1, whole genome shotgun sequence:
- the LOC139858415 gene encoding auxin-responsive protein SAUR36-like: protein MHKIRGFRIRHKLVKVIKQGLLRRQRNDSNYLNPPNYTTRAMSKLCRFAQWLKKSAKNICGTKSSSSNYIRLGEKMVDKCSTPKGHLAVYVGEKEDDAHRVLVPVIYFNHPLFDDLLREAEKVYGFHYEGGIHVPCRISEFQKLQTKISASGGGCHGSRARRNWGIRL, encoded by the coding sequence ATGCATAAAATCAGAGGTTTTAGAATCCGACACAAGCTCGTAAAGGTCATTAAACAGGGACTTCTCCGAAGACAACGAAACGATTCAAATTACTTAAACCCACCAAATTACACGACTAGAGCCATGTCCAAACTTTGTAGGTTCGCACAATGGCTGAAAAAAAGTGCGAAAAACATATGTGGAACGAAATCATCAAGTTCGAATTACATTCGATTAGGAGAAAAGATGGTAGACAAGTGTTCGACTCCAAAAGGACACTTGGCGGTTTACGTTGGTGAAAAAGAAGATGATGCACATAGAGTTTTGGTGCCAGTGATTTACTTTAATCATCCGTTATTTGACGATTTATTAAGAGAAGCTGAAAAGGTTTATGGGTTTCATTATGAAGGCGGGATTCACGTACCATGTAGGATATCTGAATTTCAAAAATTACAGACAAAGATTAGCGCGTCAGGTGGTGGTTGCCATGGAAGCCGTGCACGACGGAATTGGGGGATTAGGTTGTGA